A section of the Harmonia axyridis chromosome 2, icHarAxyr1.1, whole genome shotgun sequence genome encodes:
- the LOC123673709 gene encoding mitochondrial import receptor subunit TOM40 homolog 1-like, whose amino-acid sequence MGNVHAFSAAPPPPNPGMPFTKDVEEKSETEKIENPGPLDEIHNKCKNIFPTCFEGARVMLTRGLSNHFQISHTINMSSVTPSGYRFGATYVGTKQLSPSEAYPILLGDIDPSGNLNATIIHQICNNVQAKFGAQVQNSKFTVGQLTMNYKGSDYTASCTVANPNIINNSGVVVLHYLQSVTPRLALGTELAYQKGAGVPGGQIALLSAAAKYSTDLYQVSGTLGVSGVHLCYYQKASKQLQIGVELEANHRMQESVASIGYQVDLPKSELVFKGHIDSNWSVGAVLEKKLVPLPFTLALSGLLNHQKNQFRLGIGILIG is encoded by the exons ATGGGTAATGTACATGCGTTTTCTGCAGCACCGCCGCCACCTAACCCTGGGATGCCATTCACTAAAGATGTAGAGGAAAAGagtgaaacagaaaaaatcgaaaatccaGGTCCTCTggatgaaattcataataaatgtAAAa ATATATTTCCTACATGTTTCGAAGGAGCTAGAGTAATGCTCACTAGAGGCTTAAGCAACCACTTTCAGATATCTCATACAATTAATATGAGTTCAGTTACCCCAAGTGGTTACAGATTTGGAGCAACATATGTAGGTACTAAGCAATTATCGCCTTCAGAAGCTTATCCAATTTTATTAGGAGATATTGATCCTTCGGGAAATTTGAACGCAACCATAATTCATCAGATTTGTAATAATGTTCAAGCTAAATTTGGAGCCCAG GTCCAAAATTCCAAGTTTACAGTTGGACAGTTAACTATGAATTACAAAGGTTCTGACTACACTGCCAGTTGTACTGTGGCTAACCcaaatataattaataactcTGGAGTTGTTGTATTACATTATCTTCAGTCGGTAACTCCTCGTTTAGCATTGGGAACAGAACTTGCCTATCAAAAGGGAGCAGGAGTACCTGGTGGACAGATTGCTTTATTGAGTGCAGCAGCAAA atattctacTGATTTATATCAAGTTTCTGGTACTTTGGGAGTATCAGGCGTTCATTTATGCTACTATCAAAAAGCAAGTAAACAATTACAAATCGGAGTAGAATTGGAAGCCAATCATAGAATGCAGGAATCAGTGGCTTCTATTGGGTATCAAGTTGATTTACCAAAGAGTGAACTTGTGTTCAAAG GTCATATTGACTCTAATTGGTCTGTAGGAGCTGTATTAGAGAAGAAGCTAGTACCATTACCTTTTACTTTAGCATTGAGCGGTCTTttaaatcatcaaaaaaatcaattccGATTAGGAATTGGCATATTAATAGGatga
- the LOC123673369 gene encoding uncharacterized protein LOC123673369: MSQEVQVPEFIAADPELWFAMAEASFYSAGVTQDRIKFGYIVGALPAKYATEVRYIIMNPPTDGAYHKLKTELIRRLCATQEEKNRRLEREEIGDRKPSQFLRHLQGLADPTIPESRMKSLWMKRLPKSVQVSLAIVKDISLQDLAVHADNIMEASRPPVQKLNETASIEAIISAKFAQIALGLNQEIATLRAELATHADRSRRNRSGDRSQHRPRSHSRSLQPFDGNCWYHWRFGAKSTTCRKPCKYAS; the protein is encoded by the coding sequence ATGTCGCAAGAAGTCCAGGTGCCAGAATTTATCGCCGCCGATCCTGAATTATGGTTTGCCATGGCTGAAGCAAGTTTCTACAGCGCGGGGGTGACACAGGACCGAATTAAATTTGGCTATATCGTGGGTGCCCTACCAGCCAAGTATGCAACTGAGGTGAGATATATCATCATGAATCCACCTACCGACGGGGCTTACCACAAGTTGAAGACGGAGCTGATTAGACGTCTGTGTGCCACTCAAGAAGAGAAAAACCGACGCCTGGAGCGTGAAGAAATAGGAGATCGAAAGCCATCGCAATTTCTTCGCCATCTACAGGGCCTTGCAGATCCAACCATTCCGGAGAGCCGGATGAAATCTCTATGGATGAAACGTCTGCCCAAGAGTGTCCAGGTGTCGTTGGCCATCGTCAAAGACATCAGTCTCCAAGACTTAGCAGTTCACGCAGACAATATAATGGAAGCTTCCCGACCTCCCGTCCAAAAGCTAAACGAGACGGCGAGCATAGAGGCCATCATCAGCGCTAAGTTCGCACAGATCGCCCTAGGACTCAATCAGGAAATAGCAACCCTGAGAGCGGAGCTGGCAACCCACGCAGACCGATCCCGGAGAAACAGAAGCGGAGATCGTTCCCAGCACCGTCCAAGAAGCCACAGTCGAAGTCTACAGCCATTCGACGGCAACTGCTGGTATCATTGGAGATTTGGAGCCAAGTCTACTACGTGCAGAAAGCCCTGCAAATACGCCTCGTGA